The following are encoded together in the Adhaeribacter arboris genome:
- a CDS encoding Y-family DNA polymerase: protein MTTLLALCDCNNFYASCERVFNPSLNGQPIVVLSNNDGCVIARSNEAKLLGIDMGEPFFAIRDLVEAKKVHAFSSNYTLYGDMSNRVMQTLSQFTPSIELYSIDECFLDLSNFYNKDLNAYAWEIKNTVLRWTGIPVSLGVAPTKALAKVANKLAKKSKKANGVLVLQEPEHIRKALEVTKIEDIWGIGGQYAKFLKKHQIHTAYEFTQANDSWVQKHMSIVGLRLLKELRGESCLELEEVMPPKKGICTSRGYGVKQTEFKYIQEATATYAAKCGRKLRKQKSCARFLTVFVETNRFCEKDKQYNNSRTIVLPVATNSDMELIKYADIALKSIYKPGYQYKKSGVILTEILPENQIQFDLLDTVDRVKHHKLMEVVDSLSGRFSRDIVKVATQGYNKSWHLRCERKSPCYTTSLNDIIIAYV, encoded by the coding sequence ATGACTACATTACTCGCACTCTGTGACTGTAATAACTTCTACGCTTCCTGTGAAAGGGTATTTAATCCAAGCTTAAATGGTCAACCTATTGTTGTACTCAGTAATAATGATGGCTGTGTGATAGCCAGGAGTAATGAAGCTAAGCTCTTAGGGATTGATATGGGGGAACCTTTCTTTGCCATTAGAGACTTAGTGGAAGCTAAGAAAGTACATGCCTTTTCCTCCAATTATACCTTGTATGGAGATATGTCGAATAGAGTTATGCAAACTCTTTCTCAGTTTACACCAAGTATTGAGCTGTATTCCATTGATGAGTGCTTCTTGGACCTAAGTAACTTCTATAATAAGGATTTAAATGCCTATGCCTGGGAGATAAAGAATACTGTATTACGTTGGACAGGTATACCAGTTAGCTTAGGTGTTGCACCTACCAAGGCTTTAGCAAAGGTAGCAAATAAGCTGGCTAAGAAGTCTAAGAAAGCAAATGGAGTACTCGTATTACAAGAACCTGAACACATCAGGAAAGCCCTAGAAGTAACTAAAATAGAGGATATTTGGGGCATTGGTGGACAGTATGCCAAGTTCCTTAAAAAGCACCAGATTCATACAGCGTATGAATTTACTCAAGCCAATGATAGCTGGGTGCAAAAACATATGTCCATTGTTGGATTGCGTCTTTTGAAAGAACTAAGGGGTGAATCCTGCTTAGAACTGGAAGAAGTAATGCCTCCTAAGAAGGGCATATGTACCTCCAGAGGATATGGTGTTAAGCAAACAGAGTTTAAGTACATTCAGGAAGCTACTGCTACTTACGCAGCTAAGTGTGGCAGGAAGCTGAGAAAGCAAAAAAGCTGTGCCAGGTTCTTAACTGTATTTGTAGAAACCAACAGGTTCTGCGAGAAGGATAAGCAATATAATAACAGTAGAACCATTGTCTTGCCAGTGGCGACTAACTCAGACATGGAATTAATCAAGTATGCAGATATAGCTCTTAAATCTATATACAAGCCAGGTTACCAGTATAAGAAATCTGGGGTGATATTAACAGAGATTTTACCAGAGAACCAAATACAGTTTGACCTACTAGATACTGTAGACAGAGTTAAGCATCATAAGTTGATGGAAGTTGTAGATAGTCTTTCTGGTAGGTTTAGTAGGGATATTGTAAAGGTAGCTACCCAAGGATACAATAAGTCTTGGCATTTGAGATGTGAACGAAAATCGCCTTGTTATACTACTAGCTTAAATGATATTATTATTGCTTATGTTTAA
- a CDS encoding LexA family protein yields MHEAKIIPLHPDVFEPCFISSFQEIEIPFFSCYISAGFPSPADDYLEDRINLNSYLIQNPTSTYMMRVKGNSMQDANIHEGDILVIDKSLKPNDGVPVVCFLDGEFTVKTFRKINNKLYLEPANPAYKPIEITDDMDMRVWGVVAWVLHKPVKL; encoded by the coding sequence ATGCATGAAGCTAAAATCATTCCTCTGCATCCTGACGTCTTCGAGCCTTGTTTTATTTCTTCTTTTCAAGAGATTGAAATCCCATTCTTCTCCTGTTATATCTCAGCTGGTTTTCCCTCGCCAGCAGATGATTACCTGGAAGATAGGATTAACCTGAACAGCTACCTCATTCAGAATCCTACTTCTACCTACATGATGCGAGTAAAAGGGAATTCTATGCAAGATGCTAACATTCACGAAGGAGACATACTGGTTATTGATAAGTCCTTAAAGCCCAATGATGGGGTACCTGTAGTTTGTTTCTTAGATGGAGAGTTTACAGTGAAGACTTTTAGAAAGATAAATAACAAGCTTTACTTAGAACCTGCCAACCCTGCTTATAAACCTATCGAAATTACTGATGATATGGATATGCGAGTGTGGGGGGTAGTAGCTTGGGTACTACATAAACCAGTAAAGTTATGA
- a CDS encoding SOS response-associated peptidase — protein MPVILSKDNERLWLEGNIPKEDLLGLLQTYNAADMKAIPIKAIDGFVLNSK, from the coding sequence ATGCCTGTTATCCTTTCTAAAGATAATGAAAGACTATGGCTGGAAGGTAATATACCTAAAGAGGATTTATTAGGTTTACTACAAACTTATAATGCTGCTGACATGAAAGCTATTCCTATCAAAGCTATTGACGGCTTTGTTCTAAATTCCAAGTGA
- a CDS encoding nuclease domain-containing protein — protein sequence MIWILVIFFDFLLSNKVSYWQAISRSKVKSSDKISEEGHIFWFLYQLQTNLTKVLDLLPQLVMDPRVKVVEDFQIKTWNDSLNVDESSINWLLHNFHVIARTDPYNSSRIKINNRFYGISQIQSSDLITSTDIYENQIIHGYLQDVKEYLINILANITNNIVSDNDFGLTLREIQINKYFLRLKTIVYNLTDLVDELIYKCNKIIPVSSPKIEWPSIFYGFESKDHYYQIGVQIISWFDRKNFKFDNHFLFSGVRTLDKLYELFCLYKIINAIVDLGYEYNEFAPSNFKINNKWDDRVTAHAGRYSFKKLDGCSITLNYEYVPKYLFTSSSLYKGQLLPDFILEIRKPGVKDINLVILDAKYKPFSNIKRFDLAELTLKYLHGISSDINSINFKGLFLLHPKDKVGKDNTKPVWSYHQEEFDLFSLNPIYPSIGTVEVGVSKKAKSYITDIINIFQNRF from the coding sequence ATGATTTGGATATTGGTAATATTTTTTGATTTTTTATTGAGTAATAAGGTTTCTTATTGGCAAGCAATATCAAGATCTAAAGTAAAGTCCTCAGATAAAATTTCTGAAGAGGGACATATCTTTTGGTTTTTATACCAATTACAAACCAATTTAACCAAAGTTTTGGACCTGTTGCCTCAGTTAGTGATGGACCCTAGAGTGAAAGTTGTTGAGGACTTCCAAATTAAAACTTGGAATGATAGTTTAAATGTAGATGAAAGCTCTATAAATTGGCTTTTGCATAATTTTCATGTAATAGCAAGGACTGACCCATATAATTCTTCTAGGATTAAAATTAATAATAGATTTTATGGAATTAGCCAGATTCAATCTTCAGATTTGATTACATCAACTGACATTTATGAAAATCAAATCATTCATGGATATTTACAAGATGTTAAGGAATACCTTATTAATATACTTGCAAACATAACTAATAATATTGTATCAGATAACGATTTTGGGTTAACACTTAGGGAGATACAGATTAATAAGTACTTTTTAAGACTTAAAACTATTGTGTATAATTTAACTGATTTAGTAGATGAACTTATTTATAAATGTAATAAAATAATTCCTGTAAGTAGTCCTAAAATTGAATGGCCTTCTATTTTTTATGGTTTTGAATCAAAAGATCACTATTATCAAATAGGTGTTCAAATCATAAGTTGGTTTGATAGGAAAAATTTTAAGTTTGACAATCATTTCTTGTTTTCTGGTGTAAGGACTTTAGATAAGTTGTATGAACTGTTCTGCTTATATAAAATTATTAATGCTATTGTAGACCTTGGATATGAATACAATGAATTTGCTCCCTCTAACTTTAAAATAAATAATAAATGGGATGATAGAGTTACTGCTCATGCTGGTAGATATAGTTTTAAGAAATTGGATGGTTGCAGTATCACATTAAACTATGAATATGTTCCTAAATATTTATTTACATCTTCTTCTCTTTATAAAGGGCAACTACTTCCTGATTTTATTTTAGAGATAAGGAAACCAGGTGTAAAAGATATTAATTTGGTTATCCTTGATGCTAAATATAAACCTTTTAGTAATATTAAGCGATTCGATTTGGCTGAATTAACCCTTAAATATTTGCATGGTATCAGTTCAGATATAAATTCAATAAATTTTAAAGGCCTTTTTCTTTTACATCCTAAAGATAAAGTTGGTAAAGATAATACAAAACCTGTTTGGTCATACCATCAAGAAGAGTTTGATTTATTCAGCCTAAACCCAATTTACCCATCAATTGGAACTGTTGAAGTTGGAGTAAGCAAAAAAGCTAAATCTTATATAACTGATATTATTAATATTTTTCAAAATCGTTTTTAA
- a CDS encoding IS1 family transposase yields the protein MFEVQIKINCPHCQSSKVVKNGKKKNGSQNLLCRNCQKQFQPIYRYRGADPTTKRLIRRLLERNNGVRDIEKLLEVSRKCVLSNLCRQGNALKIQPTQKHYRSVQIDEVWSFVGKRKKGKYWLLYAYCPQTDEVLAYSCGGRSAKTVRQLLKKLKGVEIEQYCTDHWKAFAQVIPPTKHTIGKAYTKNIEGVNTCIRARNRRFVRKTTCFSKKKENHLASLNLMFDYRNRHKAKHHTL from the coding sequence ATGTTCGAAGTTCAGATCAAAATAAACTGTCCCCACTGCCAGAGCAGCAAGGTAGTAAAAAATGGCAAGAAAAAGAATGGTTCTCAGAACCTTCTATGTCGTAATTGCCAGAAGCAATTTCAGCCAATATATCGCTATAGAGGAGCGGATCCGACTACCAAGCGGTTGATACGGCGTCTTCTGGAAAGAAATAATGGTGTTCGTGACATTGAAAAGTTGCTGGAAGTGAGTAGAAAGTGTGTGCTAAGCAACTTGTGCCGACAGGGGAATGCCCTTAAGATTCAACCAACCCAAAAGCATTATAGATCCGTACAGATCGATGAAGTCTGGAGCTTTGTCGGAAAGCGCAAGAAAGGAAAATACTGGTTGTTGTATGCTTACTGTCCCCAAACAGATGAAGTACTGGCTTATAGTTGTGGCGGCCGAAGCGCTAAAACAGTACGCCAGCTACTCAAAAAGCTAAAAGGAGTGGAAATAGAACAATATTGTACTGATCATTGGAAAGCGTTTGCTCAGGTAATCCCCCCGACAAAGCACACGATAGGAAAAGCTTACACTAAAAACATAGAAGGCGTGAATACTTGCATCAGAGCCAGAAACAGACGGTTCGTCAGAAAAACAACCTGCTTCTCCAAAAAGAAGGAAAACCATTTAGCAAGTCTAAACCTGATGTTTGACTATCGCAATAGACATAAAGCCAAACATCATACTTTGTAG
- a CDS encoding VapE domain-containing protein, with translation MTSRRSLTYHQGIEYYLKKWYTFKVNKVNDRIYYAKKPAKAFQVLDETAFNSIIREIKNDDNDCSADSLRRLLHSDFSQQYDPFTSYFEGLPTWDQQEDHIETLASTVKTHNDKFWKYCLKKWIVGVIACALDNEAVNQTAIVFTGKQAVGKTTWMNKLVPKPLKEYAFSGTINPKNKDSEVYLAECLFIFMDELETLNRTSLGSLKELMTKLHIKIRRPYNTHSENLIRRASFAGTVNNREFLNDPTGSRRFLTFETLKIDHLHKINLDLVYAQAYSLWKSGFQFWFDSSDADVINKNNEEFQVTTIEEELLLKYFEPATKASNLYKSNTDILTYLSQKESIEVNQANKTRLAKALQRHKFETGKKGEGVKVYYLKEIPVVDSIEKME, from the coding sequence ATGACAAGTAGAAGAAGTTTAACGTACCATCAAGGGATAGAGTACTACCTAAAAAAATGGTACACCTTTAAAGTTAATAAAGTTAATGATAGAATCTATTATGCTAAAAAGCCAGCAAAAGCCTTTCAGGTATTAGATGAAACAGCTTTTAACAGTATAATAAGGGAAATTAAGAATGATGATAATGATTGTTCTGCTGATAGTTTAAGAAGGCTTCTTCACTCAGATTTTAGTCAGCAATATGACCCGTTTACCTCCTACTTTGAAGGATTGCCCACATGGGACCAGCAAGAAGACCATATCGAGACTTTAGCTAGTACTGTAAAAACCCATAACGATAAGTTCTGGAAGTACTGTTTAAAAAAATGGATCGTAGGGGTTATCGCTTGCGCCTTAGATAATGAGGCAGTTAACCAAACAGCTATTGTATTCACAGGTAAACAAGCTGTTGGTAAGACTACCTGGATGAATAAGCTGGTACCAAAGCCATTAAAGGAATACGCTTTTTCAGGTACAATAAATCCAAAGAATAAGGATTCTGAAGTCTATTTAGCTGAGTGCCTTTTTATCTTCATGGATGAACTAGAAACTTTAAACAGAACTAGTTTGGGTTCCCTAAAGGAGTTAATGACGAAACTCCATATAAAGATAAGAAGACCTTACAATACTCATAGTGAAAACCTAATCAGGAGAGCTTCTTTTGCAGGAACAGTCAATAATCGTGAGTTTCTTAATGACCCTACTGGAAGTAGAAGGTTCTTAACCTTCGAAACCTTAAAGATTGATCACCTTCACAAGATTAATCTGGACTTGGTATACGCCCAAGCTTATTCCTTGTGGAAAAGTGGTTTTCAGTTCTGGTTTGATTCTAGTGATGCTGATGTTATTAATAAGAACAACGAAGAATTTCAGGTTACTACGATTGAGGAAGAGCTATTACTTAAGTATTTCGAACCTGCAACAAAAGCGAGTAATCTTTATAAGTCCAATACAGATATACTTACCTATCTAAGTCAGAAGGAAAGTATTGAAGTAAACCAGGCGAATAAGACCAGATTAGCGAAAGCCTTGCAAAGGCATAAGTTCGAGACTGGTAAGAAAGGAGAAGGGGTAAAGGTCTATTATCTAAAGGAAATACCCGTAGTTGATAGTATTGAGAAGATGGAATAG